Proteins from a single region of Rhea pennata isolate bPtePen1 chromosome 6, bPtePen1.pri, whole genome shotgun sequence:
- the BBS5 gene encoding Bardet-Biedl syndrome 5 protein isoform X1, whose translation MSSVLDVLWEDRDIRFDISQQQMKMRAGEVLIDCLDSVEDTKGNNGDRGNHVLSCSALILSLHFYHRLLVTNLRIIWHSLSLPRVNLSVGYNCIINITTRTANSKLRGQTEALYILTKCNNTRFEFIFTNVIPGSPRLFTSVIAVHRAYETSKMYRDLKLRSALIQNKQLRLLPQEQIYDKINGVWNLSSDQGNLGTFFITNVRIVWHANMNDSFNVSIPYLQIRSIKIRDSKFGLAMVIESSQQSGGYVLGFKIDPVEKLQEAVKEINSLHRVYSANPIFGVDYEMEEKPQPLENLTVEQVQDDVEIESDEQTDAFVAYFADGNKQHDREPVFSEELGLAIEKLKDGFTLQGLWEVIS comes from the exons ATGAGCTCGGTGCTGGACGTGCTCTGGGAGGACAGAGATATCCGCTTCGACATCTCCCAGCA gcaAATGAAAATGAGAGCTGGAGAGGTCCTTATAGACTGCTTAGATTCTGTTGAAGATACCAAAGGAAACAATGGAGACAGAGGTAACCATGTACTG AGCTGTTCTGCGCTGATTCTGTCTCTGCATTTTTACCATAG ACTCCTTGTGACAAATTTGCGCATTATTTGGCACTCATTGTCATTGCCCAGAGTCAATCTCT CTGTTGGTTACAACTGCATCATAAATATAACTACAAGAACTGCCAACTCA AAATTACGAGGACAGACAGAAGCTCTGTATATATTGACTAAATGTAACAATACACGATTTGAGTTCATATTTACCAATGTCATTCCTGGGAGTCCCAGGCTCTTCACTTCAGTTATTGCTGTGCACAG agCTTATGAAACTTCTAAAATGTATCGTGATCTGAAGCTTAGAAGTGCATTGATTCaaaacaagcagctgagatTATTACCGCAAGAACAAATATATGATAAAATCAATGGAGTATGGAATTTATCAAGTGACCAG GGAAATTTGGGAACATTTTTTATTACTAACGTGAGGATAGTGTGGCATGCAAATATGAATGATAGCTTTAACGTCAGCATACCATATCTACAAATT CGTTCAATAAAAATACGAGACTCAAAGTTTGGCTTGGCAATGGTGATAGAGAGTTCTCAGCAG AGTGGAGGATATGTACTTGGTTTTAAAATAGACCCTGTGGAGAAATTACAGGAGGcagtgaaagaaattaattcacTTCACAGAGTTTATTCAGCTAATCCTATTTTTGGAGTGGAttatgaaatggaagaaaag CCTCAACCTCTTGAGAACTTAACAGTAGAACAGGTTCAAGATGATGTGGAAATAGAATCTGATGAACAGACAGATGCTTTTGTG gcttACTTTGCTGATGGTAACAAG caACATGATCGGGAACCTGTGTTTTCAGAAGAACTAGGACTTGCGATAGAGAAATTAAAGGATGGATTCACACTTCAGGGACTCTGGGAAGTAATAAGCTGA
- the BBS5 gene encoding Bardet-Biedl syndrome 5 protein isoform X2: MSSVLDVLWEDRDIRFDISQQQMKMRAGEVLIDCLDSVEDTKGNNGDRGRLLVTNLRIIWHSLSLPRVNLSVGYNCIINITTRTANSKLRGQTEALYILTKCNNTRFEFIFTNVIPGSPRLFTSVIAVHRAYETSKMYRDLKLRSALIQNKQLRLLPQEQIYDKINGVWNLSSDQGNLGTFFITNVRIVWHANMNDSFNVSIPYLQIRSIKIRDSKFGLAMVIESSQQSGGYVLGFKIDPVEKLQEAVKEINSLHRVYSANPIFGVDYEMEEKPQPLENLTVEQVQDDVEIESDEQTDAFVAYFADGNKQHDREPVFSEELGLAIEKLKDGFTLQGLWEVIS; the protein is encoded by the exons ATGAGCTCGGTGCTGGACGTGCTCTGGGAGGACAGAGATATCCGCTTCGACATCTCCCAGCA gcaAATGAAAATGAGAGCTGGAGAGGTCCTTATAGACTGCTTAGATTCTGTTGAAGATACCAAAGGAAACAATGGAGACAGAG GTAGACTCCTTGTGACAAATTTGCGCATTATTTGGCACTCATTGTCATTGCCCAGAGTCAATCTCT CTGTTGGTTACAACTGCATCATAAATATAACTACAAGAACTGCCAACTCA AAATTACGAGGACAGACAGAAGCTCTGTATATATTGACTAAATGTAACAATACACGATTTGAGTTCATATTTACCAATGTCATTCCTGGGAGTCCCAGGCTCTTCACTTCAGTTATTGCTGTGCACAG agCTTATGAAACTTCTAAAATGTATCGTGATCTGAAGCTTAGAAGTGCATTGATTCaaaacaagcagctgagatTATTACCGCAAGAACAAATATATGATAAAATCAATGGAGTATGGAATTTATCAAGTGACCAG GGAAATTTGGGAACATTTTTTATTACTAACGTGAGGATAGTGTGGCATGCAAATATGAATGATAGCTTTAACGTCAGCATACCATATCTACAAATT CGTTCAATAAAAATACGAGACTCAAAGTTTGGCTTGGCAATGGTGATAGAGAGTTCTCAGCAG AGTGGAGGATATGTACTTGGTTTTAAAATAGACCCTGTGGAGAAATTACAGGAGGcagtgaaagaaattaattcacTTCACAGAGTTTATTCAGCTAATCCTATTTTTGGAGTGGAttatgaaatggaagaaaag CCTCAACCTCTTGAGAACTTAACAGTAGAACAGGTTCAAGATGATGTGGAAATAGAATCTGATGAACAGACAGATGCTTTTGTG gcttACTTTGCTGATGGTAACAAG caACATGATCGGGAACCTGTGTTTTCAGAAGAACTAGGACTTGCGATAGAGAAATTAAAGGATGGATTCACACTTCAGGGACTCTGGGAAGTAATAAGCTGA
- the BBS5 gene encoding Bardet-Biedl syndrome 5 protein isoform X3: METESCSALILSLHFYHRLLVTNLRIIWHSLSLPRVNLSVGYNCIINITTRTANSKLRGQTEALYILTKCNNTRFEFIFTNVIPGSPRLFTSVIAVHRAYETSKMYRDLKLRSALIQNKQLRLLPQEQIYDKINGVWNLSSDQGNLGTFFITNVRIVWHANMNDSFNVSIPYLQIRSIKIRDSKFGLAMVIESSQQSGGYVLGFKIDPVEKLQEAVKEINSLHRVYSANPIFGVDYEMEEKPQPLENLTVEQVQDDVEIESDEQTDAFVAYFADGNKQHDREPVFSEELGLAIEKLKDGFTLQGLWEVIS, encoded by the exons ATGGAGACAGAG AGCTGTTCTGCGCTGATTCTGTCTCTGCATTTTTACCATAG ACTCCTTGTGACAAATTTGCGCATTATTTGGCACTCATTGTCATTGCCCAGAGTCAATCTCT CTGTTGGTTACAACTGCATCATAAATATAACTACAAGAACTGCCAACTCA AAATTACGAGGACAGACAGAAGCTCTGTATATATTGACTAAATGTAACAATACACGATTTGAGTTCATATTTACCAATGTCATTCCTGGGAGTCCCAGGCTCTTCACTTCAGTTATTGCTGTGCACAG agCTTATGAAACTTCTAAAATGTATCGTGATCTGAAGCTTAGAAGTGCATTGATTCaaaacaagcagctgagatTATTACCGCAAGAACAAATATATGATAAAATCAATGGAGTATGGAATTTATCAAGTGACCAG GGAAATTTGGGAACATTTTTTATTACTAACGTGAGGATAGTGTGGCATGCAAATATGAATGATAGCTTTAACGTCAGCATACCATATCTACAAATT CGTTCAATAAAAATACGAGACTCAAAGTTTGGCTTGGCAATGGTGATAGAGAGTTCTCAGCAG AGTGGAGGATATGTACTTGGTTTTAAAATAGACCCTGTGGAGAAATTACAGGAGGcagtgaaagaaattaattcacTTCACAGAGTTTATTCAGCTAATCCTATTTTTGGAGTGGAttatgaaatggaagaaaag CCTCAACCTCTTGAGAACTTAACAGTAGAACAGGTTCAAGATGATGTGGAAATAGAATCTGATGAACAGACAGATGCTTTTGTG gcttACTTTGCTGATGGTAACAAG caACATGATCGGGAACCTGTGTTTTCAGAAGAACTAGGACTTGCGATAGAGAAATTAAAGGATGGATTCACACTTCAGGGACTCTGGGAAGTAATAAGCTGA